A section of the Primulina eburnea isolate SZY01 chromosome 1, ASM2296580v1, whole genome shotgun sequence genome encodes:
- the LOC140811084 gene encoding arabinogalactan protein 41-like encodes MEVTFLSRSFLATIAMVLAATALPSGCDAHSQTFAPAPSPTSDGTTIDQGIAYVLMLVALVLTYIIH; translated from the exons ATGGAGGTGACATTCCTCAGCAGATCTTTCCTGGCGACGATTGCAATGGTGTTGGCGGCTACCGCTTTACCTTCTGGATGCGACGCCCACTCTCAAACTTTTGCGCCGGCGCCTTCCCCCACCAGTGATG GGACCACAATAGATCAGGGAATTGCATACGTTCTGATGCTGGTGGCTTTGGTGCTAACATACATTATTCATTAG
- the LOC140826203 gene encoding transcription factor SPEECHLESS-like — protein MDGESNLSDFFGESEFCEAHNVCNATSPDDIFSILEALDSGSDHQTDLSALNNGGEDSKESFEFQTVSAGYSPSLSSFWESEAEAEAVAASPKPKRQKMNAATTSSNCGEGQQRISHITVERNRRKQMNEHLSVLRSLMPCFYVKGGDQASIIGGVVNYINELQQVLRSLEAKKQRKAYNEVLSPRPSPLSPRKPPLSPRLGLPISPRTPQSSSPYMSLLHSSQTYYLNSPSLPSPVDRSPCNSSTSSINDSVNELVASSKSAVAEVEVKFSGPNLLLSTMSLHIPGQVVKIVSALEELALEILKVSISTVDETMLNSFTIKIGIECQLSAEELAHQIQQTFC, from the exons ATGGATGGTGAGAGTAATTTATCCGATTTCTTCGGAGAATCCGAGTTCTGTGAAGCTCATAATGTCTGCAACGCCACCTCCCCGGATGATATTTTCAGCATTCTTGAGGCTTTGGACAGTGGTTCCGATCATCAAACGGATCTTTCAGCCTTAAACAACGGTGGAGAAGATAGTAAAGAAAGCTTCGAGTTTCAAACAGTTTCTGCAGGCTATTCTCCTTCTTTAAGTAGTTTTTGGGAATCCGAGGCCGAGGCCGAAGCTGTGGCTGCGTCTCCGAAGCCGAAGAGACAAAAGATGAATGCTGCAACAACATCTTCTAATTGTGGAGAAGGGCAGCAGAGAATATCACACATTACTGTGGAAAGGAACCGTAGGAAGCAAATGAATGAGCATCTCTCCGTGCTTCGGTCTCTGATGCCTTGCTTTTATGTCAAAGGG GGTGACCAAGCTTCGATAATTGGAGGAGTGGTGAATTATATCAACGAGTTACAACAAGTTCTCCGTTCCCTTGAAGCCAAGAAGCAAAGAAAAGCCTACAACGAAGTGTTGAGCCCGAGACCCTCGCCCTTAAGCCCACGAAAACCACCATTGAGCCCGAGATTAGGCCTCCCTATAAGCCCGAGGACCCCTCAATCAAGCAGCCCGTACATGTCTTTGCTGCACAGTAGCCAAACATACTATCTCAACTCACCGTCTCTTCCAAGCCCCGTGGACCGATCTCCATGTAATTCGTCGACTTCATCGATCAACGACAGTGTTAATGAACTCGTGGCAAGTTCAAAGTCAGCTGTAGCTGAAGTTGAGGTGAAGTTCTCCGGCCCCAACCTGTTGCTTAGTACGATGTCCCTTCATATCCCGGGCCAGGTGGTGAAGATCGTATCGGCCCTGGAGGAACTTGCACTGGAAATCCTCAAAGTGAGCATCAGCACAGTCGATGAAACAATGCTGAATTCTTTCACCATTAAG attgGAATTGAATGCCAACTTAGTGCAGAAGAATTGGCTCATCAAATTCAACAGACTTTCTGCTAA
- the LOC140811089 gene encoding probable WRKY transcription factor 30 isoform X1 — translation MERFPSDAALKNLENELTRGGELAKQLQLLLNAQSSSQETHVHLLNEILNTYDRALSVIEYGGTSGGASGGAMVVKTSDSPGPPLTGSPHSNHSDPEDQACWIRLKKSGEKRVPGWTQKVVVLGEKGNEAQLDDGHSWRKYGQKDILRSTYPREYYRCTHGKGCLARKQVQRSDEDPTVYEVAYKGHHTCHNNPPIPIIQPQNELNTPLSHENQNNQSQQEPVLNIQTSLKIIDSSHDKQYNIPSSSNFNPENNPIFSDDQILSEDYLLDFMYPTAQELNYFNGYEGLNNNSQDIEPAAKPPTQDGES, via the exons ATGGAGAGATTTCCATCAGATGCGGCCCTGAAAAATCTCGAAAACGAGCTAACACGTGGGGGAGAGCTGGCTAAGCAACTACAACTGCTTCTGAACGCGCAGTCTTCTTCACAGGAAACTCACGTGCATCTGCTGAATGAAATCTTGAACACCTACGATCGCGCGCTGTCGGTGATCGAATATGGAGGTACCAGTGGCGGCGCTAGCGGTGGGGCAATGGTGGTAAAAACGTCTGATTCACCAGGCCCGCCACTCACCGGAAGCCCCCACAGCAATCATTCGGATCCAGAAGATCAGGCTTGTTGGATAAGGTTAAAAAAAAG TGGGGAAAAAAGAGTGCCAGGGTGGACACAAAAAGTAGTCGTGCTTGGAGAGAAAGGAAACGAGGCACAGCTTGATGATGGGCACAGCTGGAGAAAATACGGCCAGAAAGACATCCTACGATCAACATATCCTAG GGAATATTATAGGTGCACGCACGGGAAAGGCTGTTTGGCTAGAAAACAAGTACAAAGATCAGATGAAGATCCTACAGTATATGAAGTCGCATACAAAGGACACCACACGTGCCATAATAATCCCCCAATCCCAATCATCCAACCTCAAAATGAACTAAATACACCTTTATCCCACGAAAATCAAAATAACCAATCCCAACAAGAACCAGTTCTCAACATCCAAACAAGCCTTAAGATTATAGACAGTAGCCATGATAAACAATACAACATCCCGTCATCATCAAACTTCAATCCCGAAAATAATCCCATTTTTTCCGATGACCAAATTTTGAGTGAGGATTATTTACTGGATTTCATGTATCCCACGGCTCAggaattaaattatttcaatgGTTATGAAGGGTTAAATAATAATTCGCAAGATATCGAGCCTGCGGCGAAGCCCCCAACTCAAGACGGGGAATCTTGA
- the LOC140811089 gene encoding probable WRKY transcription factor 30 isoform X2, with protein MERFPSDAALKNLENELTRGGELAKQLQLLLNAQSSSQETHVHLLNEILNTYDRALSVIEYGGTSGGASGGAMVVKTSDSPGPPLTGSPHSNHSDPEDQACWISGEKRVPGWTQKVVVLGEKGNEAQLDDGHSWRKYGQKDILRSTYPREYYRCTHGKGCLARKQVQRSDEDPTVYEVAYKGHHTCHNNPPIPIIQPQNELNTPLSHENQNNQSQQEPVLNIQTSLKIIDSSHDKQYNIPSSSNFNPENNPIFSDDQILSEDYLLDFMYPTAQELNYFNGYEGLNNNSQDIEPAAKPPTQDGES; from the exons ATGGAGAGATTTCCATCAGATGCGGCCCTGAAAAATCTCGAAAACGAGCTAACACGTGGGGGAGAGCTGGCTAAGCAACTACAACTGCTTCTGAACGCGCAGTCTTCTTCACAGGAAACTCACGTGCATCTGCTGAATGAAATCTTGAACACCTACGATCGCGCGCTGTCGGTGATCGAATATGGAGGTACCAGTGGCGGCGCTAGCGGTGGGGCAATGGTGGTAAAAACGTCTGATTCACCAGGCCCGCCACTCACCGGAAGCCCCCACAGCAATCATTCGGATCCAGAAGATCAGGCTTGTTGGATAAG TGGGGAAAAAAGAGTGCCAGGGTGGACACAAAAAGTAGTCGTGCTTGGAGAGAAAGGAAACGAGGCACAGCTTGATGATGGGCACAGCTGGAGAAAATACGGCCAGAAAGACATCCTACGATCAACATATCCTAG GGAATATTATAGGTGCACGCACGGGAAAGGCTGTTTGGCTAGAAAACAAGTACAAAGATCAGATGAAGATCCTACAGTATATGAAGTCGCATACAAAGGACACCACACGTGCCATAATAATCCCCCAATCCCAATCATCCAACCTCAAAATGAACTAAATACACCTTTATCCCACGAAAATCAAAATAACCAATCCCAACAAGAACCAGTTCTCAACATCCAAACAAGCCTTAAGATTATAGACAGTAGCCATGATAAACAATACAACATCCCGTCATCATCAAACTTCAATCCCGAAAATAATCCCATTTTTTCCGATGACCAAATTTTGAGTGAGGATTATTTACTGGATTTCATGTATCCCACGGCTCAggaattaaattatttcaatgGTTATGAAGGGTTAAATAATAATTCGCAAGATATCGAGCCTGCGGCGAAGCCCCCAACTCAAGACGGGGAATCTTGA
- the LOC140811089 gene encoding probable WRKY transcription factor 30 isoform X3, with product MERFPSDAALKNLENELTRGGELAKQLQLLLNAQSSSQETHVHLLNEILNTYDRALSVIEYGGTSGGASGGAMVVKTSDSPGPPLTGSPHSNHSDPEDQACWIREYYRCTHGKGCLARKQVQRSDEDPTVYEVAYKGHHTCHNNPPIPIIQPQNELNTPLSHENQNNQSQQEPVLNIQTSLKIIDSSHDKQYNIPSSSNFNPENNPIFSDDQILSEDYLLDFMYPTAQELNYFNGYEGLNNNSQDIEPAAKPPTQDGES from the exons ATGGAGAGATTTCCATCAGATGCGGCCCTGAAAAATCTCGAAAACGAGCTAACACGTGGGGGAGAGCTGGCTAAGCAACTACAACTGCTTCTGAACGCGCAGTCTTCTTCACAGGAAACTCACGTGCATCTGCTGAATGAAATCTTGAACACCTACGATCGCGCGCTGTCGGTGATCGAATATGGAGGTACCAGTGGCGGCGCTAGCGGTGGGGCAATGGTGGTAAAAACGTCTGATTCACCAGGCCCGCCACTCACCGGAAGCCCCCACAGCAATCATTCGGATCCAGAAGATCAGGCTTGTTGGATAAG GGAATATTATAGGTGCACGCACGGGAAAGGCTGTTTGGCTAGAAAACAAGTACAAAGATCAGATGAAGATCCTACAGTATATGAAGTCGCATACAAAGGACACCACACGTGCCATAATAATCCCCCAATCCCAATCATCCAACCTCAAAATGAACTAAATACACCTTTATCCCACGAAAATCAAAATAACCAATCCCAACAAGAACCAGTTCTCAACATCCAAACAAGCCTTAAGATTATAGACAGTAGCCATGATAAACAATACAACATCCCGTCATCATCAAACTTCAATCCCGAAAATAATCCCATTTTTTCCGATGACCAAATTTTGAGTGAGGATTATTTACTGGATTTCATGTATCCCACGGCTCAggaattaaattatttcaatgGTTATGAAGGGTTAAATAATAATTCGCAAGATATCGAGCCTGCGGCGAAGCCCCCAACTCAAGACGGGGAATCTTGA